Proteins encoded together in one Deltaproteobacteria bacterium window:
- the dut gene encoding dUTP diphosphatase has protein sequence MAGGGDVVVPVTRVAGNDDLPLPSYASEGAAGLDLRAAVREALVLAPGERALVPTGLRLAIPAGFEGQLRARSGLALKHGIVLPNAPGTIDADYRGELSVILWNTGREVFRIERGDRIAQLVVARVARVAWDERAAVDGSERGAGGFGSTGAR, from the coding sequence GTGGCGGGCGGCGGCGACGTCGTCGTGCCGGTGACGCGAGTCGCGGGCAACGACGACCTGCCGCTGCCGTCGTACGCGAGCGAGGGCGCCGCGGGCCTCGATCTGCGCGCTGCCGTGCGCGAAGCCCTGGTGCTCGCGCCCGGCGAGCGCGCGCTCGTGCCGACCGGCCTGCGCCTCGCGATTCCCGCCGGCTTCGAGGGTCAGCTGCGCGCGCGCAGCGGGCTCGCGCTCAAGCACGGCATCGTGCTTCCGAATGCTCCCGGTACGATTGACGCGGACTACCGCGGGGAGCTCTCGGTGATTCTCTGGAACACGGGCCGCGAGGTGTTTCGCATCGAGCGCGGCGATCGCATCGCGCAGCTGGTCGTGGCTCGCGTGGCGCGCGTCGCGTGGGACGAGCGCGCCGCGGTCGACGGGAGCGAGCGCGGCGCCGGCGGCTTCGGCTCGACGGGCGCGCGATGA
- a CDS encoding phosphatidate cytidylyltransferase — translation MSESAAQDPQPVAGAAPRQRTNLQERLITAGILVPLVCGVVALGGWWLLLMILVITAIAINEFYHLIEAKGAVPVRGVGTAAALALPLVAYIGSEYLATVLLSAVLLGLMIAQLRKKQISESLASISETFFGVFYVGWLLSHAIVLREFKMSVAGRWGGAVAREMHDDVGGFYLFFVIAVVIFGDIGAYFTGRKYGQRKLAPEVSPNKTIEGAYGAIAAGIAMAALLKAGFDWVAPELSEELSWLAVLLIAPVLAVVGIVGDLVESLLKRDAQVKDTGTLLPGTGGVLDRIDSNLLGIPVMYYFLLAYTYFNSVSPRIAP, via the coding sequence ATGAGCGAGAGCGCCGCGCAGGATCCGCAGCCCGTGGCGGGCGCTGCGCCGCGTCAGCGCACGAATCTGCAGGAGCGCCTGATCACCGCGGGCATCCTGGTCCCGCTCGTGTGCGGTGTGGTCGCGCTCGGCGGCTGGTGGCTCTTGCTGATGATCCTCGTGATCACGGCGATCGCGATCAACGAGTTCTATCACCTGATCGAGGCGAAGGGCGCGGTGCCCGTGCGCGGCGTCGGCACCGCGGCGGCGCTCGCGCTGCCGCTCGTCGCGTACATCGGCAGCGAGTACCTCGCGACTGTGCTGCTCAGCGCGGTGTTGTTGGGGCTGATGATCGCGCAGCTGCGCAAGAAGCAGATCTCGGAGTCGCTCGCGAGCATCAGCGAGACGTTCTTCGGCGTGTTCTACGTGGGCTGGCTGCTCTCGCACGCGATCGTGCTGCGCGAGTTCAAGATGTCGGTCGCCGGGCGCTGGGGCGGCGCCGTCGCGCGCGAGATGCACGACGACGTCGGCGGCTTCTACCTGTTCTTCGTGATCGCGGTGGTCATCTTCGGCGACATCGGCGCGTACTTCACCGGCCGCAAGTACGGGCAGCGCAAGCTCGCGCCCGAGGTATCGCCGAACAAGACGATCGAGGGCGCTTACGGCGCGATCGCCGCCGGCATCGCGATGGCAGCGCTGCTGAAGGCGGGCTTCGATTGGGTCGCGCCCGAGCTCTCGGAGGAGCTCAGCTGGCTCGCGGTGCTGCTCATCGCGCCCGTGCTGGCGGTGGTGGGTATCGTCGGAGATTTGGTCGAGTCGCTGCTCAAGCGCGATGCGCAAGTGAAGGACACGGGCACGCTGCTGCCGGGAACGGGCGGGGTGCTCGATCGCATCGACTCGAACCTGCTCGGCATTCCCGTCATGTATTACTTCCTGCTCGCGTACACGTACTTCAACAGTGTCTCGCCCCGCATCGCGCCTTAG